One Formosa sp. Hel3_A1_48 genomic window, GATAAAATTTTTCATTTTGCAGCCTACGCAGTGCTTTGCTTTTTGTTTTTTTTATCATTTTATTTGCTAGCACTAAACAAAAGTCTATTATATGCAGCCCTATTGGCCTTCACATTTGGCACAATTATTGAGCTTTTACAAAGTATAACGCCATACTCAAGAGTGTCTGATGTAGAAGATCTCTTTGCAAACACGCTTGGAATTTTGACAATGGTTATCATTTTGCGATGGAAAAAACAAACTGTTGTTAAAAAGCTCCAAACGTTTATGTAGTTTTATTTTTTTTAATTAATTTAACCCCCTTATTATAATACACAATGGAATCAAAGAAAAACCCAAAAGCAGATGTCAGTAGAAATGGCTCAATCTATTTCGCTGTTGGCTTGGCATTGATGTTGTTTTTAACGTACTCTACTCTTAATTACAAAACGTACGACAAATCTAATATCGACATTGGAAAACTTAATCTAGACGATGAACTTGACGAGGAAATCCCTATCATTGAACAAATTATTCCACCACCGCCACCACCTCCCCCTCCTGCGGCACCTGAAGTCATTGAAGTTGTAGAAGATGAGGAAGAAGTAGAAGAAACAGTGATCGAATCAACAGAAACTGATCAAGAGGAAGAGATCATGGAAGTCGAAGACGTTGAAGTCGAGGAAGTCATAGAAGATGTTGAGGTTCCTTTTGCTGTTATAGAGAATGTTCCAGAATATCCTGGATGCGAGCGCGGTTCAAACGCTGATAAAAGAAAATGCATGTCCGACAAAATCGCGAAGTTTGTTCAACGTAAGTTCAACACAGATTTAGCAGGCGACTTAGGGCTTTCTGGGCGCCAGCGAATAAGTGTCATTTTTAAAATTGATAAAAACGGAAATGTTACCGGTGTACGTTCAAGGGCACCACACCCTAGGTTAGAAAAAGAAGCAGCTAGAGTAATCAACATGCTGCCAAAAATGAAACCCGGTCGCCAAAGAGGAAAGCCAGTAATAGTACCTTATTCTTTACCGATTACTTTCCAAGTACAAGACTAGTCTGGTATAAATAGTATAAATTAAAATCCCGCCATTGGTGGGATTTTTTATTTCATGTATAGATAATTCTTGTCATAATCGATCACCGCGCTTCCATTCTTCAATACATCAGCCCCAATGATGACATCTACTGCAGCTAGATTTACAGCTTCAAATGCCGTATTGATTGGACTCAAATCTATCAATGCGATGATGCAGTTTTTCCATTGCCATTTGCCTAAATTTATTCGATTATTTTTAGATAGATTAGCATCAATATGTTCAGGACCAGCGCCTTTAGCTTTAATTGTTGTTTCTTTATAATCAAGCTTGTATTTTTTTGATAAATCTTTAGCTACAAAGGTTGTAGAAGCACCAGTATCCAAAATAAACCACCCTTTTACGCCATTAATTTTTGCAATAAGCTTGTAGTGGTTGCTTGAAGTAAAGTGAAGTTTTGTCTTGTGAAAATTATTTTCAGTTAAAATCTTCTCAATTGAGTGTTTATTTGTCAAGGCTGCTAAATATTTTAAACAAATATACTATACAAATCTGTACTTTTGTAGTATGATAATAACGGACACCCATACGCATTTGTATAGCGAATCATTTGAAGCAGACCAAGAACAGATGATTTCAAGGGCACTTCAAGCAGGAGTATCTCGTTTTTTTGTACCAGCCATTGACTCTACTTATTCAGAGGCAATGTATGCCTTGGAGCGCAAATACCCAAAACTTGTCTTTTTGATGACAGGGGTACACCCAACTCATGTAAAAGAAGATTATGAGGCCGAGCTAGAGCATGTTAAAAAAGCTCTGGAATCTCGAACATTTGTAGCCATTGGCGAGATTGGAATTGATCTGTATTGGGATAAGACAACTTTAAAACAGCAACAGGATGCTTTTCGGGCTCAAATCCAATTGGCGAAACATTATCAACTCCCAATAGTAATCCATTGTAGAGAAGCATTTGATGAAGTTTTTGAAATTTTAGAAGAAGAAAAATCAGAAGATTTATTCGGTATTTTTCATTGTTTTACAGGAACAATTGAGCAGGCACATCAAGCTATTTCTTACAATATGAAACTAGGAATCGGAGGAGTTGTGACTTTTAGAAACGGAAAAATAGATCAGTTTTTATCACAAATCGATCTTAAGCACATTGTTTTGGAAACCGATGCTCCTTATTTGGCCCCTGTTCCTTACAGAGGTAAACGAAACGAAAGTGCTTACATTATGGAGGTTTTAAAAAAACTATCTTTTATTTATGAAGAAAGTGAGGAGAACATTGCCAAAATAACCACTCAAAACTCAAGGGATATTTTTAAAGTATAATATCATGCGCGCAAACATATTATTGATCTACACAGGAGGTACCATAGGAATGATTAAAAATGCACAGTCCGAGGCGCTTCAAGCGTTCAATTTTGAGCATTTATTAAAAAGTATTCCCGAGCTCAAGCTAATAAACTGTTCAATTGACACCTTATCTTTTGATACTCCAATCGATTCGTCTAATATGAATCCTTTACATTGGATACATTTGGCTAAAACTATTGAAAATAAGTACACAGAATATGATGGGTTTGTAGTGCTTCACGGGAGTGACACTATGAGTTATTCGGCATCAGCCTTGAGTTTTATGCTTGAACATTTGAACAAGCCAGTGATTTTTACAGGGTCCCAATTGCCTATTGGGGATTTGCGCACAGATGCCAAAGAAAACCTAATTACCTCTATACAGTTGGCCAGTTTACAACAGAACAACACGCCCGTAATAAGAGAAGTTGGGCTTTATTTTGAGTATAAATTATACAGAGGCAATAGAGCTACAAAAATAAATGCTGACCACTTCGAAGCCTTTGCTTCCTATAATTTCCCACCCCTAGTCACATCGGGATTAAAGCTTCAGGTGCAACACGATTTATTGTTAAAAAATTTCACACAGGACAAATTGAAAGTTCATACGTCTTTAGACACTAATATTGCTTTAATTAAACTTTTCCCTGGAATTCAGCAGGCAGCATTAAAATCTATTTTAGAAACCCCAAATCTAAAAGGGGTAGTTTTGGAAACCTATGGCTCGGGTAATGCCACTACTGAAAAGTGGTTTTTAGATCTGTTAAGTAGTGCAATTTCTAAGGGCATTCACATCATTAATGTAACTCAGTGCTCAGGAGGAATGGTGCAGCTGGGGCATTATGAAACCAGCAAGCAGATGCGCGATATGGGGGTGATTTCGGCTAAAGATATGACTACCGAGGCCACTATCACAAAGCTGATGTATTTGCTTGGTAAAAGAGATGTAAAGGGAATGTTTCAATTGGTTTTTGAAACATCTTTACGTGGAGAATTAACCGAAAATTAAGAGAGTTTTACTTTCACAAGTAAACATTTTTTTATTTATTTGATCTCTTTTAAAAAAAGAAACTAGAGAGGTGGCCGAGTGGTCGAAGGCGCACGCCTGGAAAGTGTGTATACGCCAAAAGCGTATCGAGGGTTCGAATCCCTTCCTCTCTGCAATGCTTGGGATACAAATCTCTGTTATTCAAAAGGTAAGATTATAGAGGTTGTTAAAATAGATTCACAGTTAAATTTTATTTTTCTAGTGTATTTTTTTTTATATCTTTAGCAACCTATTAAAAACACTAATATTTATAAATTTAAGAATAGAACAATGAAAAAATTATTTCCAATTCTAGCTATCGCCCTAACGATGGCATTCGGGTCTGTATACGCAAGTACAAACACGAACATGAACACAACGACAACAACAATTGTTAGTCCAGTTCAAGATGATGCTTCTGCTGAACAAGTAGAGTCTTTAGGATTTCATCAAGAACTTAAGAAACGATTTATTGAAGGTGGTCCTGGATTCATGGGCATCGTTTTGTTATGTCTTATTTTAGGATTAGCCATAGCAATCGAAAGAATTATTTTCTTGAACCTCTCAACAACAAATACTAAAAAGTTAACTGAAGATGTAGAAGAAGCACTAGCTTCTGGGGGTGTGGAAGCCGCTAAAGAAGTATGTAGAAACACCAAAGGGCCAATTGCATCAATTTTTTATCAAGGTCTTGATCGTTCCAATGAAGATTTAGACGCAGCTGAAAAAGCCGTTGTTGCTTATGGTGGTGTTCAAATGGGACAATTAGAAAAGAACGTTTCCTGGATTTCATTGTTTATTGCTTTGGCGCCAATGCTTGGTTTTATGGGAACTGTAATTGGGATGATTCAAGCATTCGATAAAATTGAAGCTGCTGGAGATATGCAGCCATCGCTTGTTGCTGGAGGGATTAAAGTAGCACTTCTAACAACAGTATTTGGTCTTATCGTTGCAATTATATTACAGATTTTTTACAACTATATTATAGCAAAAATTGATAGCATTGTAAATAACATGGAAGACGCTTCTATATCATTGATGGATATACTTGTAAAGAACAAAAAATAACTCTACATAACTCATACTAAATCAAATAAATAATTATGGATTTACAAAAATTATTAAAGATTGTAGCTGCAGTTATAGGAGTCCTGTCTATCGTTTTTCTTATAAGTATCATCTCTACAGGTGATGATGCAATTAAAGCTGGAGAAGCCTCAACGAGTGTAAGTACTTTTATGTATGTAGCTTATTTTATATTAGCTGTTGCTGTTTTGGCCGTAGTGATTTTTACTGTCCTCAACTTGGTATCAAATTCAGTAGGATTAAGAAATACACTAATCTCAGTTGGTGCTTTTTTAGTGGTGGCTCTAATTTGTTATTTCATTGCTTCTGGAACAGAAACGGTTCTAAAAGACGGCTCTATCCTTACAGAAGGACAATCTAAGCTTGTTGGAGCGGGACTATATTTGTTCTATACTTTAGGGTTTGTTGCAGCTCTTACAATGCTGGTCTTCGGTATTAAAAAAACTCTTAATAAGTAATTATGGCTAAACGATCTGCACCAGAAGTTAATGCAGGCTCAATGGCCGACATTGCTTTTTTATTGTTAATATTTTTCTTGGTAACAACGACCATAGAAAAGGATTCGGGCATCAATCGAAAACTTCCACCAATGGAAGAAATAGAACCACCAATTATCAAGCAGAAAAATATATTCACGGTATTATTAAACGGAAAAGATCAATTGCTCGTTGAAGATGAACTCATGGAAATTGACGACTTGCGCGTTGCTGCCGTAGAGTTTTTGGATAATAATGGCGATAAAACATGCGATTATTGTCAAGGTAAAAAAGACCCCTCTTCGTCTGATAACCCTGATAAAGCAATTATATCTTTGAAAAACGAACGCGAAACATCGTATGCTGCATATATATCAGTACAAAATGAATTGGTTGCTGCTTACAATGTTTTAAGAAACAGACGCGCATTAGAAATTGGTCCAGGGCGAGGATTCAGAGATATGAATTTTGTAGAAATGCAAAAAAATTATAAAGATGCTCGATTTGTTGGAAACAAAGAGAAACTCAAAGCATTGATTGATCAAATCAAGTTAGAGTTTCCTCAAAAACTATCGGAGGTACAGTAGTAGTTTCACTATTTAAATAAAACAAAAGATGTCAAAATTTAAAAAGAAAAAAGACGGAGGACTTCCTGCAATTTCTACAGCTTCTCTTCCAGATATTGTATTCATGTTGCTGTTCTTCTTTATGGTTGCTACTGTGATGCGTGAGAACTCATTAAAAATACAAAATTCACTTCCCGTAGCTAATCAGGTTGAAAAACTAGACAAGAAAAATCCAGTGAGTTATATATACATGGGTAAACCAAGTTCAGGTTACGAAAAATTTGGATCAGAAGCCCGTATACAGCTCAACGATCAATTTGCCTCTCTATCTGAGGTTAGTGCATTTGTAAGCGCTGAAAGAGCTGCTTTGCGTGAGGAATTAATCCCTTTTTTAACGATAGCACTTAAGGTGGATCGAGAAGCAAATATGGGTATTGTTGGTGATGTTAAGCAAGAACTTAGAAAAGTTAATGCATTAAAAATAAACTATACAACTGGTGTTGGAGATGTTTCTTCTAATATGAATTAAATTTCACCAACTATTTTATTCATTTAAAAAAAGGCATTCAATATTGAATGCCTTTTTTTGTACATTTAATTTTTTGAATCTTTTCCTTATGAAATATACAATCATTACGGGCTTTTTTTTAATTCATTTTATGGGTCTTTGGGCACAAACCACTATTGGCGACTCTGACGCATTGTACAGAGAAGATCAATTTTATTTTGGACTTACCTATAATACATTTTCAGATACACCAAATAGTTTCAGTCAATCCGGATTTTCACCAGGACTTAAATTGGGGTTCATTAGAGATTTTCCCATCAACTCCAAACGTACAATTGCAATTGCCCTTGGATTAGGCTATGCGTTCAATACATATTCTGAAAATATTAAGATTACTAAATTGGCTGATGTTTTTCAGTATGAAATTGTAAATGCCAACTCGTTCAAGAAAAATAGATTTTCTCATCACGGGATTGAGATTCCACTCGAGTTTCGTTGGCGCACATCAAGTCCTCAAGAATATAAATTTTGGAGAATATACGCCGGGTTTAAGGCTAGCTATGTTTTTGCGTCAAATTACCTTTTTGAAAACAGTGCGGGGAGAACAAGATTAGACCATCTAAACCTTAATCCTTGGCAATATGGTTTGACACTTAGTTTAGGATACAACAATTGGAATGGATACTTGTATTATGGGTTAAATCCTATGTTTAGAGATGCCTATGTTGATCAAGATGAATTAGAATTAAAATCCGTTAAAATCGGTTTAATGTTTTACTTTTTGTAATCTAATATTAGAGCCTAATCTATTTATACACGCTAGTGAACTGGGACTCAATCAAATTACACATTTTAACACATAACAATTAGGCTAAAATTTAGTAATTTTGCGGACTAATTGTATAAGCATGAGCGTGATATTTCCGGAGCACAAAGGATTAAACCTACCTAAGCTAGCAGATGAGCTGTTGGACTATTGGAAAGAACATCAAATTTTTGAAGAAAGTATTTCGTCTCGGGAAGGCCAAACACCGTATGTATTTTTTGAAGGCCCGCCATCTGCTAATGGGCTACCAGGTGTTCACCATGTTCTGGCACGTGCCATAAAAGATATTTTTCCGCGCTACAAAACCATGAAAGGATTTCAAGTCAAACGAAAAGCTGGCTGGGACACACATGGGCTTCCAATTGAGTTGGGCGTAGAAAAAGAGCTAGGCATAACAAAAGAAGATATCGGCAAGACAATTTCTGTTGAAGACTACAATGCTGCATGTAGAAAAGCGGTAATGCGTTATACTGATGTTTGGAATGACCTTACCGAAAAAATGGGGTATTGGGTGAATATGGACGATCCTTATGTGACTTATGACCCTAAATACATGGAAAGTGTTTGGTGGTTGTTGAAAGAAATCTATACCAAAAACTTATTATACAAAGGCTACACCATTCAGCCGTATTCTCCCAAAGCCGGAACAGGGCTTAGCTCGCATGAGCTGAATCAACCAGGAACTTACCAAGATGTTACGGACACCACTGTTGTTGCTCAATTTAAAGCGCTACAGGAATCTCTCCCTGAATGCTTACAAAACCAAGGAGAAATTCATTTTTTGGCCTGGACAACAACTCCGTGGACACTTCCTAGTAATACGGCTCTAACTGTTGGTTTAAAAATTGAATATGTTCTTGTAAAAACGTATAATCAATATACATTTGAGCCTATAACTGTAGTTTTGGCGAAAGCTTTGATTGGGAAACAATTTTCTGGAAAATTTAGCCAAGTTGAATCTTTAGAGGAATTAGAGAACTACAATAAAGAAGACAAAACAATTCCTTTTTTAGAGATAAAATCTTTTCTTGGTGCGGATTTAGTAGGTGTTAAATACGAGCAACTGCTTCAGTATGCTTTGCCCAACGACAATCCAGAACAT contains:
- a CDS encoding VanZ family protein, with amino-acid sequence MFKKSLIHLLSIGYAICLAVASLVEINTEAAFSIKHQDKIFHFAAYAVLCFLFFLSFYLLALNKSLLYAALLAFTFGTIIELLQSITPYSRVSDVEDLFANTLGILTMVIILRWKKQTVVKKLQTFM
- a CDS encoding energy transducer TonB — translated: MESKKNPKADVSRNGSIYFAVGLALMLFLTYSTLNYKTYDKSNIDIGKLNLDDELDEEIPIIEQIIPPPPPPPPPAAPEVIEVVEDEEEVEETVIESTETDQEEEIMEVEDVEVEEVIEDVEVPFAVIENVPEYPGCERGSNADKRKCMSDKIAKFVQRKFNTDLAGDLGLSGRQRISVIFKIDKNGNVTGVRSRAPHPRLEKEAARVINMLPKMKPGRQRGKPVIVPYSLPITFQVQD
- a CDS encoding retropepsin-like aspartic protease produces the protein MTNKHSIEKILTENNFHKTKLHFTSSNHYKLIAKINGVKGWFILDTGASTTFVAKDLSKKYKLDYKETTIKAKGAGPEHIDANLSKNNRINLGKWQWKNCIIALIDLSPINTAFEAVNLAAVDVIIGADVLKNGSAVIDYDKNYLYMK
- a CDS encoding TatD family hydrolase, encoding MIITDTHTHLYSESFEADQEQMISRALQAGVSRFFVPAIDSTYSEAMYALERKYPKLVFLMTGVHPTHVKEDYEAELEHVKKALESRTFVAIGEIGIDLYWDKTTLKQQQDAFRAQIQLAKHYQLPIVIHCREAFDEVFEILEEEKSEDLFGIFHCFTGTIEQAHQAISYNMKLGIGGVVTFRNGKIDQFLSQIDLKHIVLETDAPYLAPVPYRGKRNESAYIMEVLKKLSFIYEESEENIAKITTQNSRDIFKV
- a CDS encoding asparaginase, yielding MRANILLIYTGGTIGMIKNAQSEALQAFNFEHLLKSIPELKLINCSIDTLSFDTPIDSSNMNPLHWIHLAKTIENKYTEYDGFVVLHGSDTMSYSASALSFMLEHLNKPVIFTGSQLPIGDLRTDAKENLITSIQLASLQQNNTPVIREVGLYFEYKLYRGNRATKINADHFEAFASYNFPPLVTSGLKLQVQHDLLLKNFTQDKLKVHTSLDTNIALIKLFPGIQQAALKSILETPNLKGVVLETYGSGNATTEKWFLDLLSSAISKGIHIINVTQCSGGMVQLGHYETSKQMRDMGVISAKDMTTEATITKLMYLLGKRDVKGMFQLVFETSLRGELTEN
- a CDS encoding MotA/TolQ/ExbB proton channel family protein yields the protein MKKLFPILAIALTMAFGSVYASTNTNMNTTTTTIVSPVQDDASAEQVESLGFHQELKKRFIEGGPGFMGIVLLCLILGLAIAIERIIFLNLSTTNTKKLTEDVEEALASGGVEAAKEVCRNTKGPIASIFYQGLDRSNEDLDAAEKAVVAYGGVQMGQLEKNVSWISLFIALAPMLGFMGTVIGMIQAFDKIEAAGDMQPSLVAGGIKVALLTTVFGLIVAIILQIFYNYIIAKIDSIVNNMEDASISLMDILVKNKK
- a CDS encoding ExbD/TolR family protein, whose amino-acid sequence is MAKRSAPEVNAGSMADIAFLLLIFFLVTTTIEKDSGINRKLPPMEEIEPPIIKQKNIFTVLLNGKDQLLVEDELMEIDDLRVAAVEFLDNNGDKTCDYCQGKKDPSSSDNPDKAIISLKNERETSYAAYISVQNELVAAYNVLRNRRALEIGPGRGFRDMNFVEMQKNYKDARFVGNKEKLKALIDQIKLEFPQKLSEVQ
- a CDS encoding ExbD/TolR family protein, translating into MSKFKKKKDGGLPAISTASLPDIVFMLLFFFMVATVMRENSLKIQNSLPVANQVEKLDKKNPVSYIYMGKPSSGYEKFGSEARIQLNDQFASLSEVSAFVSAERAALREELIPFLTIALKVDREANMGIVGDVKQELRKVNALKINYTTGVGDVSSNMN
- a CDS encoding porin family protein — its product is MKYTIITGFFLIHFMGLWAQTTIGDSDALYREDQFYFGLTYNTFSDTPNSFSQSGFSPGLKLGFIRDFPINSKRTIAIALGLGYAFNTYSENIKITKLADVFQYEIVNANSFKKNRFSHHGIEIPLEFRWRTSSPQEYKFWRIYAGFKASYVFASNYLFENSAGRTRLDHLNLNPWQYGLTLSLGYNNWNGYLYYGLNPMFRDAYVDQDELELKSVKIGLMFYFL